One Oryza brachyantha chromosome 3, ObraRS2, whole genome shotgun sequence DNA segment encodes these proteins:
- the LOC102706080 gene encoding 40S ribosomal protein S17-like: protein MGRVRTKTVKKTSRQVIEKYYSRMTLDFHTNKKVLEEVSILPSKRLRNKVAGFSTHLMRRIQRGPVRGISLKLQEEERERRMDFVPEKSALEVDEIRVDKETLDMLASLGMAELPGVVRQADVSSSAPQYGARLPYARRDRA from the coding sequence ATGGGGCGCGTCCGCACGAAGACGGTGAAGAAGACGTCGCGGCAGGTGATCGAGAAGTACTACTCGCGCATGACGCTCGACTTCCACACGAACAAGAAGGTGCTGGAGGAGGTGTCGATCCTGCCGTCGAAGCGCCTCCGCAACAAGGTGGCCGGCTTCAGCACCCACCTGATGCGCCGCATCCAGCGCGGTCCCGTCCGCGGCATCTCGCTCAAGCtccaggaggaggagcgcgagCGCCGCATGGACTTCGTCCCGGAGAAGTCGGCGCTCGAGGTCGACGAGATCCGCGTCGACAAGGAGACCCTCGACATGCTCGCCTCGCTCGGCATGGCCGAGCTCCCCGGCGTCGTGCGCCAGGCCgacgtctcctcctccgccccgcAGTACGGCGCCCGCCTCCCCTACGCCCGCCGCGACCGTGCCTAA